In a single window of the Streptomyces sp. CGMCC 4.7035 genome:
- a CDS encoding sensor histidine kinase: MTVETGEEPGVEVGAWTAGGSAAVEERWAAFHHWGPYVLLAIGALTAAASADAEGMTTGERYAAGALTVAGFALQLVWGRVARDRTGPSPAGAVYYAVRWALAYTLSWLNPFFAFYAVTGYYGANRLLPRRYVKAGLFATAVAVAGCQIGGMPPHGLLLWFGFGVVLGVNVGLVALLSRFAAQEDERSRAQAVTIAELERTNTALQQALDENAALHTQLLVQAREAGVADERRRLAAEIHDTIAQGLTGIIAQLQVVANTQDPTAARAHLDRAAALARHSLGEARRSVHNLAPVDLEHAGLPEALKKTVAEWAERTGLRAEFTVTGTAEQLHEEVSATLLRIAQEALSNASRHALATRVGVTLSFMGDEVSLDVRDDGRGFDPLRLPERTGSGGFGLDGMRARAERIAGFLTVESEPGHGTAVSARVPLVRHER, encoded by the coding sequence ATGACAGTCGAGACCGGCGAGGAACCCGGCGTCGAGGTCGGCGCGTGGACGGCCGGGGGCTCCGCCGCAGTGGAGGAACGCTGGGCCGCGTTCCACCACTGGGGCCCCTATGTTCTCCTCGCCATCGGAGCCCTCACCGCGGCCGCCTCCGCGGACGCGGAGGGCATGACCACCGGCGAGCGGTACGCGGCGGGCGCGCTGACCGTCGCGGGCTTCGCCCTTCAACTGGTCTGGGGGAGAGTGGCCCGGGACCGTACGGGCCCGTCCCCGGCCGGGGCCGTGTACTACGCCGTCCGCTGGGCGCTCGCCTACACCCTCAGCTGGCTCAACCCGTTCTTCGCCTTCTACGCCGTCACCGGCTACTACGGCGCCAACCGGCTGCTGCCCCGCCGCTATGTGAAGGCCGGCCTCTTCGCGACCGCCGTCGCGGTCGCCGGCTGCCAGATCGGCGGTATGCCGCCGCACGGGTTGCTCCTGTGGTTCGGTTTCGGCGTGGTGCTGGGCGTCAACGTCGGGCTGGTCGCTCTCCTGTCCCGGTTCGCCGCGCAGGAGGACGAACGCTCCCGCGCCCAGGCCGTCACCATCGCCGAACTCGAACGCACCAACACGGCCCTCCAGCAGGCGCTCGACGAGAACGCGGCCCTTCACACCCAACTCCTCGTCCAGGCCCGGGAGGCGGGGGTGGCCGACGAGCGCCGGCGCCTGGCCGCCGAGATCCACGACACCATCGCCCAGGGCCTGACCGGGATCATCGCCCAGCTCCAGGTCGTCGCGAACACCCAGGACCCGACGGCGGCCCGCGCCCATCTGGACCGGGCCGCCGCGCTCGCCCGGCACAGCCTCGGCGAGGCCCGCCGCTCCGTGCACAACCTCGCACCGGTCGACCTGGAGCACGCCGGGCTTCCCGAGGCCCTGAAGAAGACGGTCGCCGAGTGGGCCGAACGCACCGGTCTGCGGGCCGAGTTCACGGTCACGGGGACCGCCGAGCAGCTCCACGAGGAGGTGTCCGCCACGCTCCTGCGCATCGCCCAGGAGGCCCTCTCCAACGCCTCCCGGCACGCGTTGGCCACCCGCGTCGGCGTGACGCTGAGCTTCATGGGCGACGAGGTGAGCCTCGACGTCCGCGACGACGGCCGGGGCTTCGACCCGCTCCGGCTTCCCGAACGCACCGGCTCCGGGGGCTTCGGCCTGGACGGCATGCGGGCCCGCGCCGAACGCATCGCGGGCTTCCTCACCGTCGAGTCGGAGCCGGGGCACGGTACGGCGGTCTCGGCTCGCGTACCGTTGGTGCGCCATGAGCGGTGA
- a CDS encoding response regulator transcription factor, with amino-acid sequence MSGDMTISLLIVDDHPVVRDGLRGMFENSPGFRVLGEASDGVAAVALAAELDPDVILMDLRMPGGNGVEAIAELTRTGTRAKVLVLTTYDTDSDTLPAIEAGATGYLLKDAPRDELFTAVRAAAQGRTVLSPAVASRLVSAVRAPGNEPLSAREREVLALVAKGTSNREIARVLFISEATVKTHLTHLYAKLGVNDRAAAVAVAYDRGILG; translated from the coding sequence ATGAGCGGTGACATGACCATCTCCCTGCTGATCGTCGACGACCATCCCGTCGTACGGGACGGTCTGCGCGGCATGTTCGAGAACTCACCGGGCTTCCGCGTGCTGGGCGAGGCGTCGGACGGCGTGGCGGCGGTGGCCCTGGCCGCCGAGCTCGACCCCGACGTGATCCTCATGGATCTGCGGATGCCGGGTGGCAACGGGGTGGAGGCCATCGCCGAACTCACCCGCACGGGCACCCGCGCGAAAGTCCTGGTCCTGACGACGTACGACACGGACTCGGACACCCTGCCCGCGATCGAGGCGGGCGCGACGGGCTATCTGCTGAAGGACGCGCCGCGCGACGAACTCTTCACGGCCGTACGGGCCGCGGCCCAGGGCCGTACGGTCCTGTCCCCGGCGGTGGCCTCCCGTCTGGTCTCGGCCGTCCGTGCCCCGGGCAACGAGCCGCTCTCCGCCCGCGAACGGGAAGTGCTGGCCCTCGTCGCCAAGGGCACCTCCAACCGCGAGATCGCCCGGGTCCTGTTCATCAGCGAGGCGACCGTCAAGACCCACCTCACCCATCTCTACGCCAAACTCGGTGTCAACGACCGTGCGGCGGCCGTGGCGGTGGCGTACGACCGGGGAATCCTCGGTTAG
- the glgX gene encoding glycogen debranching protein GlgX: MSSAAEQEAVTEEARAAAVVNGAQRRAPGAPVWPGAPMPLGARFRVGPDGVAGTNFALWAGGAEAVELCLFDEQGRETRARLTELTHEIWHGFVPGVMPGQRYGYRVHGRWDPWTGARWNPAKLLLDPYARAVDGDFGLPPEVYGHVRDWPQQQVADTVRDDRDSAPYVPKGVVVHDDDDWADDRRPKTPWADSVIYEVHVRGFTKLHPGIPEKLRGTYAGLAHPAAIEHLVKLGVTAVELLPVHQFAHEDHLLRRGLRNYWGYNSIGYFAPHAAYAASGTTGRQVGEFKRMVRALHAAGIEVILDVVYNHTAEAGELGPMLSLKGIDNRGYYRLQSDARRYADYTGCGNTLHVVQPHVLRLITDSLRYWVTEMGVDGFRFDLAAALARSMHDVDMLSPFLAVIAQDPVLRRVKLIAEPWDVGSGGYQVGAFPPLWTEWNDRYRNAVRDFWRGALPDVRDLGYRLSGSSDLYAWGGRRPYASVNFVTAHDGFTLRDLVSYERKHNEANGENNRDGSNDNRSWNCGAEGETDDERVRALRRRQLRNLLTTLLLSTGVPMLVAGDEMGRTQRGNNNAYCQDNEIGWLDWSLLQDPGWRALFDLTARLIELRHRHPVLRRRAFFSGRAHSADGLRDLAWFTARGAEMTERDWYAPAATLGMYLSGRDIPGRDSRGAPVVDDSFLAVLHAGDRPVSFVLPGPPWAERYEVVVDTSREEQTAAPDVVHRAGTAITVPARSVLLLRVKE, translated from the coding sequence GTGTCGAGCGCAGCCGAGCAGGAGGCTGTCACCGAGGAGGCGCGCGCCGCCGCCGTCGTGAACGGTGCGCAGCGCAGGGCGCCCGGCGCGCCCGTGTGGCCGGGTGCACCGATGCCGCTGGGTGCCCGGTTCCGGGTCGGCCCGGACGGGGTCGCCGGCACCAACTTCGCGCTGTGGGCGGGCGGGGCCGAGGCGGTCGAGCTGTGCCTGTTCGACGAGCAGGGCCGGGAGACCCGGGCCCGGCTGACCGAGCTGACGCACGAGATCTGGCACGGCTTCGTGCCGGGCGTGATGCCCGGCCAACGGTACGGCTACCGGGTGCACGGCCGCTGGGACCCGTGGACCGGCGCCCGCTGGAACCCGGCGAAACTGCTGCTCGACCCCTATGCGCGCGCCGTGGACGGCGACTTCGGCCTTCCTCCCGAGGTGTACGGGCACGTCCGCGACTGGCCGCAGCAGCAGGTCGCGGACACCGTGCGCGACGACCGGGACTCCGCTCCGTACGTCCCGAAGGGCGTCGTCGTCCACGATGACGACGACTGGGCGGACGACCGCCGGCCGAAGACCCCATGGGCGGACTCGGTGATCTACGAGGTGCACGTACGGGGGTTCACGAAGCTGCACCCGGGGATCCCGGAGAAGCTGCGCGGAACGTACGCCGGTCTGGCGCATCCGGCGGCGATCGAGCACCTGGTGAAGCTGGGCGTCACGGCCGTCGAGCTGCTGCCGGTGCACCAGTTCGCGCACGAGGACCATCTGCTGCGCAGGGGCCTGCGCAACTACTGGGGTTACAACTCGATCGGCTACTTCGCCCCGCACGCGGCCTACGCGGCCTCCGGCACCACCGGTCGGCAGGTCGGCGAGTTCAAGCGGATGGTCCGCGCGCTGCACGCGGCCGGCATCGAGGTGATCCTCGACGTGGTCTACAACCACACGGCGGAGGCGGGCGAGCTGGGCCCGATGCTCTCCCTGAAGGGCATCGACAACCGCGGCTACTACCGCCTGCAGTCCGACGCGCGCCGCTACGCCGACTACACCGGCTGCGGCAACACGCTGCACGTGGTCCAGCCGCACGTACTGCGCCTGATCACCGACTCCCTGCGCTACTGGGTGACGGAGATGGGCGTGGACGGCTTCCGCTTCGACCTGGCGGCGGCGCTGGCGCGGTCGATGCACGACGTCGACATGCTCTCCCCGTTCCTGGCGGTGATCGCCCAGGACCCAGTGCTGCGCCGGGTGAAGCTGATCGCGGAACCGTGGGACGTGGGCTCGGGCGGCTACCAGGTCGGGGCGTTCCCACCGCTGTGGACGGAGTGGAACGACCGCTATCGCAACGCCGTTCGGGACTTCTGGCGGGGTGCGCTGCCGGACGTGCGGGACCTGGGGTACCGCCTGTCGGGTTCCAGCGACCTGTACGCGTGGGGTGGCCGACGCCCGTACGCGTCCGTCAACTTCGTGACGGCGCACGACGGTTTCACCCTGCGCGACCTGGTGTCGTACGAGCGCAAGCACAACGAGGCCAACGGCGAGAACAACCGCGACGGCTCGAACGACAACCGCTCCTGGAACTGCGGTGCCGAGGGAGAGACGGACGACGAGCGCGTACGGGCCCTGCGGCGACGCCAGTTGCGCAACCTCCTCACCACCCTGCTGCTGTCGACGGGCGTGCCGATGCTGGTGGCGGGCGACGAGATGGGCCGCACGCAGCGCGGGAACAACAACGCGTACTGCCAGGACAACGAGATCGGCTGGCTGGACTGGAGCCTGCTTCAAGATCCGGGCTGGCGGGCGCTCTTCGACCTCACCGCCCGCCTGATCGAGCTGCGCCACCGCCATCCGGTGCTGCGCCGCCGGGCGTTCTTCTCCGGGCGGGCCCATTCGGCGGACGGCCTGAGGGACCTGGCGTGGTTCACGGCACGGGGGGCGGAGATGACGGAACGCGACTGGTACGCGCCCGCCGCGACCCTGGGCATGTATCTGTCCGGCCGCGACATACCGGGCCGGGACTCCCGGGGCGCCCCGGTGGTGGACGACAGCTTCCTGGCGGTCCTGCACGCCGGGGACCGCCCGGTGAGCTTTGTGCTGCCGGGGCCGCCGTGGGCGGAGCGGTACGAGGTGGTCGTCGACACCTCGCGGGAGGAGCAGACCGCGGCGCCGGACGTGGTGCACCGGGCGGGAACGGCGATCACCGTGCCGGCGCGGTCGGTGCTGCTGCTGCGGGTGAAGGAGTGA
- a CDS encoding L,D-transpeptidase, with product MHVQTRARRAGAALAAALTWTGLLSGCTSDGFDDAFGKPPAPEDIIRVSPDDADRAVPADRRLRIRVAEGRLESVTVVRSQDGQDSPVPGHLSAGGRVWEPDHRRLALAAKYTVDAVALDGHGRRSARHATFTTFVPDQRFIGYVTPENRSTVGTGMIVSLQFNREIENRAVVERAIHVSAKPAVEIRPHWFGKDRVDFRPEEYWKPGTKVTVALRLRDVEGAPGEYGLQYKTVSFTVGRSQVSLVDASAHIMRVRRGGDLIATVPITAGAPRTTTYNGKMVVMEMLKVTRMNSRTVGFGGEYDIPDVPHALRLTDSGTFVHGNYWAPDAFGRVNVSHGCVGLKDVKGGGPDTPAGWFFNRSLIGDVVEVVNSKDKRVAPDNGLGGWNMGWNEWKEGAAVE from the coding sequence ATGCACGTACAGACGCGCGCGCGGCGCGCGGGAGCCGCACTGGCCGCCGCACTGACCTGGACCGGCCTCCTGTCCGGCTGCACCTCCGACGGATTCGACGACGCCTTCGGCAAGCCGCCCGCGCCCGAGGACATCATCCGCGTGTCTCCCGACGACGCCGACAGGGCCGTGCCCGCCGACCGGCGGCTGCGGATCCGGGTCGCCGAGGGCCGTCTGGAGTCGGTCACCGTCGTCAGGTCCCAGGACGGGCAGGACTCCCCGGTGCCGGGGCACCTCTCCGCCGGCGGCAGGGTCTGGGAGCCCGACCACCGCCGCCTCGCCCTCGCCGCCAAGTACACGGTCGACGCGGTGGCCCTCGACGGCCACGGCCGCCGCTCGGCCCGTCACGCGACCTTCACCACGTTCGTCCCCGACCAGCGCTTCATCGGGTACGTCACCCCGGAGAACCGCTCGACCGTGGGCACCGGAATGATCGTGTCCCTGCAGTTCAACCGGGAGATCGAGAACCGGGCCGTCGTGGAGCGCGCGATCCACGTGAGCGCGAAACCGGCCGTCGAGATCCGCCCGCACTGGTTCGGCAAGGACCGCGTCGACTTCCGGCCCGAGGAGTACTGGAAGCCCGGCACCAAGGTCACCGTCGCGCTGCGGCTGCGCGACGTCGAGGGCGCGCCCGGGGAGTACGGACTCCAGTACAAGACCGTCTCGTTCACCGTCGGCCGCAGCCAGGTCTCCCTCGTCGACGCGTCCGCGCACATCATGCGGGTCCGCCGGGGCGGAGACCTGATCGCCACCGTGCCGATCACCGCGGGCGCGCCCAGGACCACCACCTACAACGGGAAGATGGTGGTGATGGAGATGCTGAAGGTGACCCGCATGAACAGCCGCACGGTCGGTTTCGGCGGCGAGTACGACATCCCCGACGTCCCGCACGCCCTGCGCCTCACCGACTCCGGCACCTTCGTGCACGGCAACTACTGGGCCCCGGACGCCTTCGGGCGCGTCAACGTCAGCCACGGCTGCGTGGGCCTCAAGGACGTCAAGGGCGGCGGCCCCGACACGCCCGCGGGCTGGTTCTTCAACCGCAGCCTCATCGGCGACGTCGTCGAGGTGGTCAACAGCAAGGACAAGAGGGTCGCTCCCGACAACGGGCTCGGGGGCTGGAACATGGGCTGGAACGAGTGGAAAGAGGGCGCGGCGGTGGAGTAG
- a CDS encoding L,D-transpeptidase, with protein sequence MNGRPISGASVGARGRKRTQTVMVGALLLAVTACGGGGGTGSGSGAAQGKDSGSAGGKQSQAVVTIAPKDGAKSVDTSGALKVTAAKGKLTEVKVEDPKGQEVAGKITGGGTSWTPSSHLAAATTYKVHAVAKDSAGLTSAEESSFTTLTPKNTFVGNFTPEDGSTVGVGMPFSVRFTRGITHPEDVEKAITIKTEPAVDVEGHWFGNDRLDFRPEKYWKAGTKVTVNLNLDGVEGRPGVYGKQAKTVSFTIGRSQVSTVDVKTLKMVVKRDGKVIKTLPATTGKPGYDTWNGQMVISEKLAVTRMNGETVGYGGEYDIKDVPHAMRLTTSGTFIHGNYWGGGAFGNYNASHGCVGLRDVRGGYDGSVPAAWFFNNSMVGDVVVVKHSNDKTVAPDNGYNGWNMSWAEWTK encoded by the coding sequence GTGAACGGGCGACCGATATCGGGGGCGTCGGTTGGTGCGCGGGGGCGCAAGAGGACACAGACGGTGATGGTCGGGGCGCTGCTGCTCGCCGTCACCGCGTGCGGCGGGGGAGGGGGAACCGGCTCGGGGTCCGGGGCCGCGCAGGGCAAGGACTCCGGTTCGGCCGGCGGCAAGCAGTCACAGGCCGTCGTCACCATAGCGCCGAAGGACGGCGCCAAGTCCGTGGACACCAGCGGCGCCCTCAAGGTGACCGCGGCCAAGGGCAAGCTGACCGAGGTAAAGGTCGAGGATCCCAAGGGGCAGGAGGTCGCCGGGAAGATAACCGGCGGGGGGACCAGCTGGACGCCCTCGTCCCACCTCGCCGCGGCCACCACGTACAAGGTGCACGCGGTTGCCAAGGACTCCGCCGGGCTGACCTCCGCGGAGGAGTCGTCGTTCACGACGCTCACCCCGAAGAACACCTTCGTCGGCAACTTCACGCCCGAGGACGGTTCCACGGTCGGCGTGGGTATGCCGTTCTCGGTCCGCTTCACCCGGGGCATCACCCACCCCGAGGACGTCGAGAAGGCCATCACCATCAAGACCGAGCCGGCCGTCGACGTCGAGGGCCACTGGTTCGGCAACGACCGCCTCGACTTCCGCCCGGAGAAGTACTGGAAGGCCGGCACCAAGGTCACCGTGAACCTCAACCTCGACGGCGTCGAGGGCCGCCCCGGGGTGTACGGCAAGCAGGCCAAGACCGTGAGCTTCACCATCGGCCGCAGCCAGGTCTCCACGGTCGACGTCAAGACGCTCAAGATGGTCGTCAAGCGCGACGGCAAGGTCATCAAGACCCTCCCGGCCACCACCGGCAAGCCGGGCTACGACACCTGGAACGGCCAGATGGTCATCAGCGAGAAGCTCGCGGTGACCCGTATGAACGGTGAGACGGTCGGCTACGGCGGCGAGTACGACATCAAGGACGTCCCGCACGCCATGCGCCTGACCACCTCCGGCACCTTCATCCACGGCAACTACTGGGGTGGCGGCGCCTTCGGCAACTACAACGCCAGCCACGGCTGTGTCGGCCTGCGCGATGTGCGCGGCGGCTACGACGGTTCGGTGCCGGCGGCCTGGTTCTTCAACAACTCGATGGTCGGTGACGTCGTCGTCGTGAAGCACTCCAACGACAAGACGGTCGCACCCGACAACGGGTACAACGGCTGGAACATGTCCTGGGCCGAGTGGACCAAGTAA
- a CDS encoding enoyl-CoA hydratase/isomerase family protein, producing the protein MTVHLEVAEGVGTLRLDRPPMNALDVATQDRLKELAEEATRRDDVRAVVIYGGEKVFAAGADIKEMQGMDHAAMVLRSRALQDSFTAVARIPKPVVAAVTGYALGGGCELALCADYRIAAENAKLGQPEILLGLIPGAGGTQRLARLVGPSKAKDLIFTGRMVKADEALTLGLVDRVVPAEEVYAEAHAWAAKLAQGPAIALRAAKEAIDTGLETDIETGLTVERNWFAGLFATEDRERGMRSFVEEGPGKAKFV; encoded by the coding sequence ATGACCGTACATCTCGAAGTCGCCGAGGGCGTGGGTACGCTCCGCCTGGACCGCCCGCCCATGAACGCGCTGGACGTCGCCACCCAGGACCGGCTCAAGGAGCTCGCCGAGGAGGCCACGCGCCGCGACGACGTGCGCGCCGTGGTCATCTACGGCGGGGAGAAGGTGTTCGCGGCGGGCGCGGACATCAAGGAGATGCAGGGCATGGACCACGCCGCGATGGTGCTGCGTTCCCGCGCCCTACAGGACTCCTTCACCGCCGTCGCCCGCATCCCCAAGCCGGTCGTCGCCGCCGTCACCGGCTACGCCCTGGGCGGGGGCTGTGAGTTGGCACTGTGCGCGGACTACCGCATCGCCGCCGAGAACGCGAAGCTGGGGCAGCCGGAGATCCTGCTCGGCCTGATCCCGGGCGCGGGCGGCACCCAGCGGCTGGCCCGTCTGGTCGGTCCCTCCAAGGCCAAGGACCTGATCTTCACCGGCCGGATGGTGAAGGCGGACGAGGCGCTGACGCTGGGCCTGGTCGACCGGGTCGTACCGGCCGAGGAGGTGTACGCCGAGGCGCACGCCTGGGCCGCGAAGCTCGCCCAGGGGCCGGCGATCGCGCTGCGCGCCGCCAAGGAGGCCATCGACACGGGTCTGGAGACGGACATCGAGACCGGTCTCACCGTCGAACGGAACTGGTTCGCGGGCCTGTTCGCGACGGAGGACCGCGAGCGCGGCATGCGCAGTTTCGTGGAAGAGGGGCCGGGCAAGGCGAAGTTCGTCTGA
- a CDS encoding ATP-binding protein → MAGLEGIEQPRRHGSATAARWSPAVEDERALKAMELFGNPIDAEVPLPSRPESAATARRLAQVVILRHWGLTPKMTEDAVLLVSELVGNAVRHTGARVFGLRMRRRRGWIRIEVRDPSRGLPCLMPVQEMDLSGRGLFLVDKLADRWGVDLLPRGKTTWFEMRVADR, encoded by the coding sequence ATGGCGGGGCTGGAGGGTATCGAACAGCCGCGGCGGCACGGGAGTGCGACCGCGGCGCGCTGGTCGCCTGCGGTCGAGGACGAACGGGCGCTGAAGGCGATGGAGTTGTTCGGCAACCCCATCGACGCGGAGGTGCCCCTGCCGTCCCGCCCCGAGTCCGCGGCCACCGCGCGTCGGCTCGCCCAGGTCGTGATCCTGCGTCACTGGGGGCTCACCCCGAAGATGACCGAGGACGCGGTCCTGCTCGTCTCCGAGCTCGTCGGCAACGCCGTACGGCACACCGGCGCGCGCGTCTTCGGACTGCGCATGCGCCGCCGCCGGGGCTGGATCCGTATCGAGGTCCGGGACCCCTCCCGCGGGCTGCCCTGTCTGATGCCGGTCCAGGAGATGGACCTGAGCGGCCGGGGTCTCTTCCTGGTCGACAAGCTCGCCGACCGCTGGGGCGTCGATCTGCTGCCGCGAGGCAAGACGACCTGGTTCGAGATGCGGGTCGCCGACCGCTGA
- a CDS encoding polysaccharide deacetylase family protein, whose amino-acid sequence MVRVTTPVPPSPPDRETGTARPVPDRRTALRAGAGLAATGAFAAACSPGGAVAHPASLSRTGDASRPLAGSRAPGTPIAAPTPRALPRQPAQISHGPRDRPRVALTFHGQGDPSFATSILDTAEKAGARITVLAVGTWLDEHPDVARRILDGGHDLGNHTLRHLGINSMSEKDAAAEIQGCADRLRRLTGSIGTWFRPSRAPRATPLVERLARRSGYPHVLSYDVDSLDHTSPGAAAVTRRVIGEIRNGSVVSLHFGYPDTVAALPALLHELDRRGLTAVTTTELLS is encoded by the coding sequence ATGGTGAGAGTGACCACGCCCGTCCCTCCCTCCCCGCCGGACCGTGAGACGGGGACCGCGCGTCCGGTGCCCGACCGCCGCACGGCCCTGCGTGCGGGCGCGGGGCTCGCCGCCACGGGCGCGTTCGCCGCCGCCTGTTCCCCCGGCGGCGCCGTCGCCCACCCGGCCTCCCTGTCCCGGACCGGCGACGCCTCGCGCCCCTTGGCCGGTTCGCGCGCCCCGGGCACCCCGATCGCCGCGCCCACGCCGCGCGCCCTCCCGCGGCAGCCCGCGCAGATCTCCCACGGGCCCCGCGACCGCCCCCGGGTGGCCCTCACCTTCCACGGCCAGGGCGACCCCTCCTTCGCCACGTCGATCCTCGACACGGCCGAGAAGGCGGGCGCGAGGATCACAGTGCTCGCGGTCGGCACCTGGCTCGACGAACACCCCGACGTCGCCCGCCGCATCCTCGACGGCGGTCACGACCTCGGCAACCACACCCTGCGCCACCTCGGCATCAACTCCATGTCCGAGAAGGACGCGGCCGCCGAGATCCAGGGGTGCGCCGACCGGTTGCGGCGGCTGACCGGGTCCATCGGCACCTGGTTCCGCCCGTCCCGCGCCCCGCGCGCCACCCCGCTCGTCGAACGGCTGGCCCGCCGCAGCGGCTACCCGCACGTCCTGTCGTACGACGTCGACTCGCTCGACCACACCTCGCCGGGAGCCGCCGCCGTCACCCGCAGGGTCATCGGCGAGATCCGCAACGGATCCGTGGTGAGCCTGCACTTCGGCTATCCGGACACGGTCGCCGCCCTGCCCGCCCTTCTGCACGAACTCGACCGCCGCGGCCTCACCGCGGTGACCACCACGGAGCTGCTGAGCTGA
- a CDS encoding YVTN family beta-propeller repeat protein: MHPTTLTRVLIAGAALAALAGCSGGSPHKDQPAASKSPVTRSPQRRAVQGLPGMPPVLDQHDLYAADRPGRLSPVVRDFPSRVYVPNTESDTVSVIDPETYEVIETIPVGRQPQHVVPSWDLKTLWVNNDKGNSLTPIDPKTGEAGEPVDVHDPYNLYFTPNGKYAIVMASLDRQLVFRDAHTMKVAKTVPVSCYGVNHADFSLDGRYFIVSCEFSGELLKVDTEKMKVIGRQKLPFHGAMPQDVKISPDGKKFYIADMMADGLWILDGDTFGKPGFLRTGKGTHGLYISRDSREMYISNRGEGTISVFDFQRDRLTKKWRLPDGGSPDMGGVSADGKVLWLSGRYNSEVYAIDTRTGEQLARIKVGRGPHGLAVYPQPGRYSLGHTGIFR; the protein is encoded by the coding sequence ATGCACCCCACGACCCTCACCCGCGTACTGATCGCCGGCGCGGCCCTCGCCGCGCTCGCCGGCTGCAGCGGCGGATCCCCCCACAAGGACCAGCCCGCCGCCTCCAAGAGCCCCGTCACCCGCAGCCCGCAGCGGAGGGCCGTCCAGGGGCTGCCCGGCATGCCGCCCGTGCTCGATCAGCACGACCTCTACGCGGCCGACCGCCCGGGCCGGCTCTCCCCGGTGGTGCGGGACTTCCCGTCCCGCGTCTACGTCCCCAACACCGAGTCCGACACCGTGTCCGTCATCGACCCGGAGACGTACGAGGTCATCGAGACGATCCCGGTCGGCAGGCAGCCCCAGCACGTCGTCCCGTCCTGGGACCTGAAGACGCTGTGGGTCAACAACGACAAGGGCAACTCCCTCACCCCCATCGACCCGAAGACCGGCGAGGCGGGGGAACCCGTCGACGTGCACGACCCGTACAACCTGTACTTCACGCCGAACGGCAAGTACGCGATCGTGATGGCCTCCCTCGACCGGCAGTTGGTCTTCCGCGACGCACACACCATGAAGGTGGCCAAGACCGTGCCGGTGAGCTGCTACGGCGTCAACCACGCCGACTTCTCGCTCGACGGCCGCTACTTCATCGTCTCCTGCGAGTTCAGCGGCGAGCTGCTCAAGGTCGACACCGAGAAGATGAAGGTGATCGGCCGGCAGAAGCTGCCGTTCCACGGTGCGATGCCGCAGGACGTGAAGATCTCCCCGGACGGAAAGAAGTTCTACATCGCCGACATGATGGCCGACGGCCTGTGGATCCTGGACGGCGACACCTTCGGCAAGCCGGGCTTCCTGCGCACCGGCAAGGGCACCCACGGCCTCTACATCAGCCGCGACTCCCGGGAGATGTACATCTCCAACCGCGGCGAGGGCACCATCTCCGTCTTCGACTTCCAGCGCGACCGACTGACCAAGAAGTGGCGCCTGCCGGACGGCGGCAGCCCCGACATGGGCGGCGTCTCGGCGGACGGGAAGGTCCTGTGGCTGTCCGGCCGCTACAACTCCGAGGTGTACGCGATCGACACACGCACCGGTGAGCAACTCGCCCGCATCAAGGTGGGCCGCGGCCCGCACGGCCTGGCGGTCTACCCGCAGCCGGGCCGCTATTCGCTGGGCCACACGGGCATCTTCCGCTGA
- a CDS encoding GNAT family N-acetyltransferase, which translates to MPDTLRDILDAAARGVFPPADGGTTVVPQPSPRDAGVIAFTAHSVVFTDEDPDWVRATLARTDCDTLAATMNARFLTALMERTRRRTDTIDVLVVGSPLPGRPPLPLAEIVDPGHPRVVSSRKRRDDVRVWATTGGVLVLGRGVAGRLEVAVEVDENARHRGLGRALVSAARQLAAEPVWAQVSAGNARSLRAFQAAGYRPVGSEALLTAV; encoded by the coding sequence ATGCCCGACACTCTGCGGGACATTCTGGACGCGGCGGCCCGTGGAGTCTTCCCCCCGGCGGACGGTGGGACGACCGTCGTGCCCCAGCCCTCCCCCCGGGACGCGGGGGTCATCGCCTTCACGGCGCACTCGGTGGTCTTCACGGACGAGGATCCGGACTGGGTACGTGCGACGCTGGCGCGGACCGACTGCGACACGCTCGCCGCGACGATGAACGCGAGGTTCCTCACGGCGCTCATGGAACGGACGAGGCGCAGGACCGACACGATCGACGTGCTCGTGGTCGGGTCTCCCCTGCCGGGCCGGCCGCCGCTCCCGCTGGCGGAGATCGTCGACCCCGGCCATCCGCGGGTGGTCAGCTCCCGGAAGCGGCGGGACGACGTGCGGGTGTGGGCCACGACGGGCGGTGTGCTGGTGCTGGGGCGGGGGGTCGCGGGGCGGCTGGAGGTCGCGGTGGAGGTGGACGAGAACGCACGGCACCGGGGCCTGGGGCGGGCGCTCGTCTCGGCGGCGCGGCAGCTGGCCGCCGAGCCGGTCTGGGCCCAGGTGTCGGCGGGGAACGCCCGTAGTCTGCGGGCGTTCCAGGCGGCCGGTTACCGTCCGGTGGGATCGGAGGCGCTGCTCACCGCGGTGTGA